The DNA window TTGCTGCTCCTGCCCCTGGCCTACGGCGCCGTCCAGAATGTGCACTTCTTCACCTACATCCTCACCTACCAGCTGCGCTACCACGGCGGCACGCCGCTGGCCAAGGACGAGTCGCGCCCCGGCCTGCTCAAGTCCGTGCTGTCGGTGCCCACCGACTACGGGCTGCTGTGCCTGGTCCTGGCCCTGCGCTTCGCACCGACGCCCTTCCTGTGGGTCTACGGCCTCATGCTGGCCGGGCACGCCGCCTACCTGCTGGCCGCGCTGCCCAAGTGGTACCTGGAGATGCGCCGGCTGTGAGGGCGCCGACCGGCGAGTTATCCACAGGATGTGCCGTTTCCGCCGGTTTCGCGTGACTTTTCCGCCGGTTTCGCGGGTCGTTTCCGCCGGTTTCGCGGCAGGACGGCGCGGACGGCGCGGACGAACTCCGCCCGGTAGCGCCCGGGGGAGAAGCGCTCCAGCGCCTCGGCCCGCCCGGCCGCGCCCACGGCCCGGGCCGCGGCCGGATCGGCGGCGAGGCCGGCCACAGCCCGGGCCAGGGCGACGGCGTCGCCCGGGGGCACGAGGCGGCCCGTGCGCGGGGCGCCGGAGAGCACCTCGCCCAGCCCCAGGCCGTCGCAGGCCACCACCGGCCGCCCGGCGAGCATGCCCTCGACCGCGGCATTGCCGAAGGATTCCCCGAAGGAGGGCGCCAGGACGACGTCGGCCGCCTCCAACAGGGGGCGGGTGGGGCTGACGTAGCCGTGGAAGACCACCGCCCCGGCCAGGTCGGGCCGCCCCGCCCGCTCGCGCAACTCGGCCTCGAACCACTCGTAGCCGGGGAAGACCGAACCGCACACGTCCAGGCGCACGTCCGCGCCGTCGGCCCGCAACCGCGCCACCGCCTCCAGGGCCACCATGGTGCCCTTGCGCGGGGACAGGCGCCCCACCACCACGCAGCGCAGCGCATCGGTCGCGGCGCGCTCGCGCATGGGGGCCGGCGCCCCGGCGTCGGGCACGCCGTTGGGCACCACGACTATGCGCCCGGCCAGGGCGGGCAGCGCCGCCGTGAGCACCCGGGCGGTGGCCCGCGAATTGGCCACCACGGCGCGCGCCCCCAGCAGCGGGGCGGCCAGGGCCGTCTGGATGGGGCGGGAGCGCTGGGCTTCGGCCTCGTGGCAGTAGACGACGACGTCGACGCCCGCCAGGCGCCCGGCCGCCACCCACCACGGCAGGGTGAGGGTGTTGACCACCAGCACATCGGGGCGGGCGCGGCGCAGCAGGCCGACGGAGGCGGCCACCGCCGGCCCCAGGCCCGCGGCGAAGGGGACGATCCCGCGCCCGGAGAGCGCCGAGGCGCGCAGGACGGGGAAGGGGAGCACCCGCGTGCCCGCCCCCGCCCGCCGCAGCCGCCCGTGCAGGGGACCGGCCTCGGGCATGACCACGCGCACCGCGGCGCCGGCCCCCCTCAGGGCGCGCACCGCCTCCACGAGCTGGAGGTCGGAGCCGTAGAGGTCGGCGGCCGGGTGGGCGATGAGGATCCGCTCGCCGCTCATGACGTCCGCGCTCATGACGGCGCGATCCCGGTCCGGCGCCCGCTGGGGCGCTCGCGGCGCGGCCCGCTGGCGGCCAGGTCGCGGCACAGCGCCTCGTAGCGGTCGGCGACCTCGTCCCAGTCGTACAGGGCGGCCCGCTGGCGCGAGAGCTCCCCGCGCGCCGCCTGGGCCGCCGGGTCGGCCTCGGCGGAGGCGACGAGGCGGGTCACGTCGTCGGCCCCCCTCCAGTAGCGGCCGGCGTCGCCCAGGACCTCCCGGTTGAAGGAGACGTCGAAGGCGTCGACGGCGGCCCCCGCGCCGATGGCCCGCAGCAGGGAGGGGTTCGTGCCGCCCACGGAGTGACCGTGGTAGTAGACCAGGGCCCCGGCGTAGAGCTGGTCGAGCAGCTCCTGGTCCCAGATGCCCCCCGGCAGGCGGACGCGCTCGTCGGCCAGGGAGGTGATGCGCTCGGTGTAGGCGTCGGAGTAGGGGGCGGAGCCCACGACGACCAGTGGAAGGGCGGCGTCGGAGCGCACGTAGCCCTCGACGACGACGTCGACGTGGTTCTCCGGTTCGAAGCGGGCCACCACCAGGTGGAAGCCCCCGGGGCGCAGGTCCAGCTCGCCCAGGCGCTCGGTGCCGGCGTCGGCGATCGGGGCGCCGTAGGCGATGAGGGTGGTGGGCGCCTTGAACTCCTGGGCGTAGTAGTCGGCGATGCCCTGGGCGTCGGCGATAATGGCGTCGGACAGGCGCACGGCGGCGGCCTCGGCGGCCCGGTAGTAGCGCCGCCCCGCCGGCCCCCACTTGCCGCGGCGCCACTCCAGACCGTCCACGTGGGTGGCCACCGGGATCCGCGCCGCGCGCAGGGCGGGCAGGAAGGGCGCGTTGGCGGCGTTGAAGACAATGGCGACGTCGGGGTGGACGCGGCGCAGCAGGTGGCCCACGGACAGGGCCGTGTGGGACAGCGTCTCCAGGGAGCGGCGCTTGAGGGCCGGCAGCTCGACCACCCGCATGCCCAGGTGGCGCGGCGGCAGGGGCGTGGAGGGGTCGGGGTTGCGCGAGTAGACCAGGACCCTGTGTCCGCGCGCGGCCAGGCGCCGGCCCACCTCTTCGACGGCCGTTTCGAAGCCCCCATAGTGAGCGGGCACACCACGTGTGCCAAGCATCACAATTCTCAGTCGAGAGGGGTCGGGCGGGGTCATAAGCAGCCTCCTGCATGGGAAAGACGGGCTAAGAACGGGGATTCGAGCGGAGCGATCCTCACCCGATAGTATGTATCCCATCCGTCCATCGTATGAATGCCCTCCGCCGGATGGCGCATACTCGGACCATTCACCCACCCTAACCTCCCTACCCCGTCTGGAGAGCACGTGAAGCCGTCACGTCGTCGCCGCGGACTCCTGTCCGCGATCGCAGTCCTTCCCCTTGTCGCGGTGGCCTGGCTCGGCGTCGCCCCCGCGGCCGCCGATCCCGCCCCCGCGCCCGCGCCCGCGGACGCCGCCCCCGCCGAGCGCCCCGCCACCTCCTACTCCGCAGACCCGCTGCCCACGGCCCAGATCAATGGCGTCGTGTGGGACCAGCTCGTCGTCGGGGACGTGGTGTACGCCACCGGCCAGTTCACCCAGGCCCGCCCCGCGGGCGCGGCCGCCGGCCAGCAGGAGACGCCCCGCTCCAACATCCTGGCCTACACCCTGAGCACCGGTGAGCTCATCGAGGGCTTCGCCCCCGTCCTCAACGGCCCCGGCCGCTCCCTGGCGCTGTCCGATGACGGGCGCACCCTCTACGTCGCGGGCGGCTTCAACCAGGTCGACGGCAAGTGGCACAACAACCTCGCCGCCTTCGACCTGAGCAAGGGCGGCGCGCTCATCGACTCCTTCAAGCCCGTCTTCAACACCACCGTGTCCACGATCGACGTCGTCGGCAGCACCGTGTACGCGGGCGGCTACTTCAAGAGCGTCAACGGCCAGCCCCGCCTGGGCCTGGCCGCCGTCGACGCCGCCACCGGGGCCACCCTGGACTGGACCGCCTCCATTAGCGGGATCAATGCGCAGGTCTACGGCCTGCGGGTGTCGCCCGACGGCACCAAGGTCGTCGTCGGCGGCTCCTTCCAGGCCATTAACGGCTCCTCCGACCCGGGCTACGGCCTGGCCCTGCTCGACGCCACCACCGCCCAGCTCCTGCCCACCCCGGTCAACTCCCTGATCCGCAACGCCGGACGGCGGGGCGCCATCTACGACGTCGCCGTCGACGACAACGGCTTCTACGGGACCGGCTACTCCATGTCCGTGAGGGAGGCCAATATCGAGGGGGCCTTCAAGGCCGACTGGAACGGCCAGCTCGTCTGGCTCGAGCCGTGCCACGGCGACACCTACTCCGTCTACCCCACCGCCTCCGAGGTCTACGTCACCAACCACGCCCACTCCTGCCAGACCATCGGCGGCTTCGCCGACACCAGGCTCCCCTCGGGCTTCCTGGACTACAAGGCCGGCCTGGCCCTGACCAACTCGCCCGACGTCACCATTGGCACCCAGGGCACCGACGGCTACTACGACTGGTCGGGCTACAAGAGCCCCGACATCCTCGACTGGTACCCCAACCTGGGCCTGGGCACCTTCACGGGCCAGTACCAGGCCGCGTGGGACGTGACCGCCACCCAGGACTACCTCCTGCTCGCCGGTGAGTTCATCAGCGCCGACGGCAAGCCCCAGCAGGGCCTCGTGCGCTACCCGCGCCGCGGCGCCACCGCCACCCACGTGCCCGAGGGCACCGGGGCCGACCTGGGGGCCACGATCAAGGCCGATGGGCCGGGCACCGTCACCGCCTCCTTCAACCCCACCTGGGACCGTGACGACTCGACCCTGACCTACAGCCTCTACCGCGACGACGAGACCAAGCCGGCCGCCTCCACCGCCGTCTCCGACCGCTACTGGAGCCGCAGCCCGCACACTGTCCAGGACACCAAGGCCCCCGGCGGCGAGCACAGCTACCGGCTCGTCGTCAGCGACGCGGGCGGCAACACCATCTCCACCGACCCGGTGACGCTCACCGTGGAGCCGGGCCCCGACGCCCCCGCGGCCGTCCAGGCCTCCGACGCCTTCGACCGCACCGTGCAGAACGGCTGGGGCAGCGCCGACAAGGGCGGCGCCTGGACCACCACCGACGGGGCCCCGGTCTCCGTCGCCGACGGCGCGGGCATTGTGCCCCTCGACCACGTCGGCTGGACGACCGCGGCCACGCTCAAGGACTTCTCCGCCCCGCAGGCGCAGGTCTCCACGACCTTCACCCTGAGCGAGACGCCCAGCGAGCGCGGCGTCTACACCACCGTCATCCCCCGCCGCACCGACTCGGGCTACTACGGGGTCAAGGTCGTCGCCGACAAATCGGGGGTCACCGCCTTCCTCATCGCCGTCGACGGCAAGACCGAGACCAACCTGACCAGCACCCGCCTCCCCGACAGCTGGAGCGCGGGCACCCCGATCCACGTCGTCGTCTCCGCCACCGGCTCGGGCACCACGAGCCTGAGCGCCACGGTGTGGACCGGCGACGGGGCGGCCCCGCAGACCCCGACGGTCACCGCCGAGGACTCCACCGCCTCCCTCCAGGGCAACGGCTCGGTCGGCCTCCAGTCCTACCTGTCCACGTCCTCGACCTCGGTGACCGGTCAGCTGCGAGTCGACGAGTTCAGCGCCACCAGCAACCCGGCCAAGTGAGGGATCGGATGATGAGTCCCACCCGGTTCCGACGCGGCTGCGCCGCCGTTCTCCTGGCCGCCTCCCTGGCCCTCCTGGGCGCCTGCAGCAGCAGCGGCCACGGGGGCGGGGCGTCCGGGGCGTCCGGGGCGTCCGCCGGCTCGACGGCGTCGACGGCGGCCTCCGCCGCCGCGAGATCGTCCTCGGCCCCGGGGGGCGCGCCCTCCGCCGCGGCCCCGGGGACCGCGCCCTCCGGGGCGCCGTCCGGCGGCTCCGCCGCCCCGACCCCGGACGGGCAGCCGGGCGAGCCCGGCTACACCCAGCCCGAGGCCGACCCGGTCCCCCTGGAGTCGCCGGCGAGCGTGGCCGACGCCCAGGTCAAGCTCGCGGTCGAGGCGGTCAATGTCGAGGCGACCGTGCCCGGCGAGGTCTCTGGCCCCGCCGTGCGCGTGAAGGTCACCGCCACCGCCGGCTCGACGGCCCTCGACCTGTCGGGGGCGAGTGTGACCGTCACCTACGGCCAGGACTCCGCCCCGGCCGTCATGCTCACCAGCGACGAGCAGAGCCAGACCCTGCCCGACTCGGTGGCGGCCGGGGGCGAGGCGACCGGCGTCTACGACTTCGCCGTGCCCGAGGGGGCTCGCGACCAGGTCGTGGTGCGGGTCTACCTCAACTCCCAGGAGCCCGTCGCCGTCTTCAGCGGGGCGGTGTCCTGACGACGGATCCCGAGGGGGCCGCCTGGCCCCCTCGGGTCCGCCGCCGCCGCGGGCCGGCAGCGGGGCGAGGGCCGCATCGGGAGGAGGGGAACGGACGATGACTCATCTGCTTCCCCTTCTCGCCGCCGCGACCGTCGGTCTGTGCGGGGCCGTCGGCGTCGTCGTGACGGCGGCCCGCAGGCCCGCGGCGGGCGCCGCGATCGTCTTCGGCGTCCTGGCCCTGGTGGGGGTGTGGGTCTGCCTGCCCGTCAACCCGTACGTGCCGCCCGTGGTCCTCGTGGGCGCGCTGGTGTGTCTGGGCCTGGCGCCGCGCTTCTCCTGGCGCATGACCGGGGGGGACGTGCTGGTGCACGCCGCCTTCGCCCTGGTCGGCGTCGCCGCCCTGGGCGGGGCCTCGAGTACGCAGGTCCTGGGCGAGCTCATTCTGGGCGCCTACCCCGCCTATATGATTGGGCGGATGCTCGTCGAGCGGATCGGCCTGGTCCGGGCCGCCGAGATTATGACCTGCGTATGGGCCGTCGCGGCGGTCCTGGGGCTCGTCGAGGCCGTCACCGGCTTCAACCCCTTCACGGCCGTCCCCTTCCCGGGGCACCTGTACCAGGTGTGGGCCGTCTCCCAGGAGCGGGCCGGGATGGCGCGGGTCGAGGGCGCCTTCGGCCACTCCATCGCCTACGCCACGTCCATGGCCGCGGGCATCCCCTTCGCGGCGGTGACCCGGTGGCCGTCCTGGCTGCGGTGCTCGACCATGGTGCTCCTGCTCGGCTCGACCCTGCCGAGCCTGTCGCGCACGGGCATGATGTGCGCCCTCCTGGCGCTCGTGCTGTCGCTGACCCTGCTGCGCACCGATATCGGCCTGCGGTGGCGCGTGGGCACCCTCGCGGGGCTGGGGGCGGCGGGCGCCGTGGGCCTGTCCCGTCTGCTGGAGGTGTTCGCGCGCGCCGGGCGGGAGCAGTCCGGCAGCGCCGAGTACCGCGGCACCATCCTCGTCCTGGTGGGCCATCTGCGGTTCCTCGGGGCCTCGCCCGTGGCGGTCAACCGGGGCGGGACGACGAAATGGGCCGGCTTCAACTCCATTGACAACGAGGTCCTGCTCGCCGCCCTGCGCTTCGGCTGGGCGCCGGTGGCCCTGTTCCTGGTCGGCCTGGCCGTGGTGGTGGGGCGGGTCCTGGTGCGTCGCGGCAATGCGGCCCAGGTCGCGCTGACGGCCCTGACGCCCGCCTACGTGACGGTGGCCTTCATTACGCAGCTGGACAGCGTCGTGTGGATCGTCCTGGGCATGGCGGTGGCGGCCCAGGCGGCCTCCACGTCCGACGACGGGCGGAGCCTGACGGCCAAGGAGGCCGAGGAGCTGCGCGTCGCCCGGGTCGTGGCGGCCTTCGGCCGCCGGCTCGCGCCCCCGGGCGCCGCCTCCGGCTCGTCTCCGAGTCCGACCTCGTCTCCGAGTCCGACCTCGTCTCAGAGCCCGATCTCGTCTCCGAGTCCGGTCTCGCCCCCGGCTGCCGGCCCGGCCCGCAGCCCCGCCGCGGCGCCCCCGGCCCCGGCCCGGCCCCCGGCCCAAGTCCCGACTTCAGCCCCGACTTCAGCCCCGACTTCGGCGGCTCAGACGACTGTGCGCCGTCGGGCGCCGTCCTTCGCCCCGGCCCGTACGGCCTCGCCCCCCGTTCCGGCCGGGAGAGCGGCCGGGCGCCGCCGAGCCGTCCCGGTCGCACCGCAGGGTCCGCCCCAGAGTCGCCCGCCGCAGGGTCCGCCCCAGAGTTACCCGCCGCAGGGCCGCCCGCCCCAGGGCCCGCCGCAGGGTCCGCCCCAGATCCGGCGGCGAGAACAGCAGTAGGGGCGCTCAGGGGATTGGCGTGTCCGGTCCCGGCAGCTCGCCGCGGGCGGCGCGGCGCAGCAGGCGCAGGCCGTCGCGGGTGCCCGCCCAGGCGGCCCGCAGGCTGGAGCGCGAGCGCAGCAACTGGCGCCGCCCCCCGCGCAGGACGATTGCGCGGGCGGCGGCGGGCGCCGTCGCGACCCACCGGCGCCGGGCCCCGGCGTCGAGCTGCAGGGCGGCGTAGAGCAGACGGTTGCGGATGTTGTAGTAGTAGTAGGTGTCCGACTTGGCCGGGCCCGCATCGGCGTCCCGGTCGCGATGCGTGCCGCCCTCGTCGTGGACGGCCACGGCCTCGCGGGCCAGCACGAGCGCCCCGCCCGAGCTCACCACCCGCCGGGAGAAGTCGACGTCCTCCCAGTAGAGGAAGTAGCGCTCGTCGAAGCCCCCGACGGCCTCGAACAGCCGGGTCGACAGGGCCAGGCAGGCCCCCGAGAGCCACGGGTGGGTGCCGCCGGGCGGGATCGGCTTGGACGAGCGCGGGGAGCGCATGGACCCGTCGGCCAGGCAGACGACGGCCCGGTCGGCCACGACCCGCCCCTCCGAGTCGGTGAGCACGGGGGCCACGAGCGAGCGCGGCTCGCGCTCGGCGCGCGCCAGCAGGCTCAGCACGGTCTCGCGGTCCAGGACGGCGTCGGGGTTGAGCAGCAGGAGCAGCTCGGCGCCGTCGGCCGCCGCCCGGGCCTGGGCCAGGTTCATGCCGCCGCCGAAGCCCGTGTTCCCCTCCGGCTCGACCAGCGTCCAGCCGTGCTCGGCGCACAGGTCCCGGGTTCGCAGGCGGGTCTCCTCGGTGGAGTAATTGTCGACGACGACGACGCCTGCCTCGGGCACCGCCCGCGCCACGCGGGCCAGGTTGCGCTCCAGGAGCTCGGGCGAGCCGTAGCTGACGACGAGGATCGCGGCACGCGCGAGCAGGCGGGCAGCGTCGTCGCCCGCCGGTCCGCCGGCGCGGGGCGTGGGGCCCATGGTGGCGTCCTTTCTTCCGACGGGCCGGTTGCGCGGGGCCCGGAGCCCTGATAGTACCGTCGAGCACGCACGAGCACAGGAATACGGCCAGGAGACGACCGATGGATACTCAACGCGGCCCCGAGACCCGCACCGGACCCGACGGCGCCGCGCCCGGCTCCGCGCGGCCCCGCCTGACCGTCGCGGTCCTGACCTACCTGCGCAACGCCTACCTGGCCCAGCTGCTGCCCGCGCTAATCGAGCAGGCGGGGGCGGTGGCCGGGGCGCGGGTGCGCATCCTCGTCGTCGACAACGACCCGGCCGGCGGCGCCGAGCAGACCGCGGCGGGCGCGCGTCCCGACGGCGCCGGACCCGAGATCGTCTACGTCCACGAGCCCGAACCCGGCATTGTCGCGGGCCGCAACCGCGCCCTGGACGAGTCCGCCCACGAACACCTGCTCGTGTTCATCGACGACGACGAGCTCCCGCGCCCCGGCTGGCTGGCCGCCCTGCTCGCCGCCCGCGAGCGCCACGGCTGCGCGGCGGTCACCGGGCCGACCCCGCCCGTCTTCGAGACGGCCCCCGACCCGTGGGTGGCCGCCTGCGGCGTCTTCGACTCCTGGGAGGCGGCTGACGGCGCGCGCGTGCGCAGCGCCGACACCGGCAACCTGCTGCTGGACCTGGGGCGTGTGCGGGCCCTGCGCCTGCGCTTCGACCCCCGCTACGGGCTCACCGGCGGGGAGGACTCCCTGTTCACCCGGAGCCTGACCCTGGCGGGGGAGGAGATCCGCTTCGCCGCGGGCGCCGTCGTCGACAAGCGCGTGCCCGCCCGGCGGGCCCGGCGGGAGTGGGTGCTGCGCCGCGCCCACCGCTCGGGCTCCACCTGGGCGCGGGTGCGCATTGACACCGCCCCCCGCGCCCGCGCGGCCCTGCGCCTGGGCTACGCCGCCAAGGGCCTGGCCCGGGCCGGGCGCGACGGGGCGCTGGCCCTGCTCGCCCGGGCGAGGGGCGACGTCGCCTCCCGGGCGGCCCACGAGGTCTCCGCCCGCGGCGGCCTGGGCATGGTGGTCGGGGCCCTGGGCGGGAGCGTGGCCGAGTACGGCCGGCCGGCCGGGCCGGGCGCGTCAGGGGCGTCGGGCGCGTCGGGCGAGGGGGCGTCGTGAGCGGCGCCGGGCCCCTCGTTCCCCCCGCAGGCCTGACCATTGCGATCCCCACCTACCGCCGCCCCGGGGCCGTGGCCCGGGCCCTGCGCGCCGTCCTGGCCGAGGCGCCCGACGCCGACGGGCCGGTCGAGATCCTCGTCATTGACAACGACCCCCACGGCTCCGCGCGCGAGGCGGTGGCGGAGGCGGCTGCGCCCAGTGCCGGTGCCGGGAGTGCGCCCGGCGCCGCCGTGCGCTACGTCGTCGAGCCGGCGCCGGGCGTGTCCGCCGTGCGCAACCGGGCCCTGGATGAGACGGCCGACCGGGCCCTGCTCATCTTCATCGACGACGACGAGGAACCGGAGGCCGGCTGGCTGCGCCGGCTGCTGTCCACCCGCCGGGACACCGGGGCGGCCGCCGTGGCCGGGCTGGTCGTGCCCGACTACGAGGCCGAGCCGGATCCGTGGCTGCGGGCCGGGGGCTTCTTCGACCGCCAGTCCTGGCCGACGGGCACGCGCCGGCCCGTGGCGGCGACCAATAACCTCCTGCTGGACCTGGGGGCGGTGCGCGCCGCCGGAGTGCGCTTCGACGAGGCCTTCGGCGCCACCGGCGGGGAGGACGCGATGTTCACCCGCTCGCTCGTGGCGGCCGGGGGCGTCATTGTGTGGTGCGACGAGGCGCGGGTGCGCGACCGCGTGCCGGCGGCGCGCCTGACGCGGGCCTGGGTCCTGCGGCGGCGCCGCTCCCACGCGGCCACCGCGGTGCGCGTCGAGCTGGCCCTGGCGGGGCCGGGCGTCCACCCGGGCATCAGGGCCCGGGCGCTGGCCGGCGGGTGCGCCCGGGTCCTGGCGGGCCTGGGCCGCATGGCACTGGGAGGTCTGGGGGCGGGGCCCGGACGCGGGCTGGTGCACCGGGCGCGCGGGGCCCGGCTCGCCGCCCGCGGGGCGGGAATGGCCGCCGCCGCCGTCGGCCGCGGCGCCCACCGCGAGTACGGCCGCCCCTGACGCCCCCGCTACTCCACCACGTCCTCGTCCACCCAGTCCAGGGTCCGCGCCACGGCCTTGACCCAGTTGCGGAAGAGCCGCTCACGCTCGGCCTCCCCCATCGCGGGCTCCCAGCGCCTGCCCTCCGCCCAGTTGGCGACCACGTCGTCCGTGCCCGACCAGAAGCCGACGGCGATCCCGGCCGCATAGGCCGCGCCCAGCGCCGTCGTCTCCAGAACCGTGGGGCGCACGACCGGCACCCCCAGCTGATCGGCCTGGAACTGCATGAGCAGCTCGTCGCGAGTCATGCCGCCGTCGACCTTGAGCTCGCTCAGCCCGCCCGGCCCCGGCCCGCCGCCCACCGCCGCCGACGCCGCATCCCGGTTCATGGCCTCGAGCACCTCACGGGTCTGGAAGGCGGTGGCCTCCTCCACGGCCCGGGCGATGTGCCCCTTGTTGACGTAACGGGTCAGGCCTACCAGGGCCCCGCGCGCGTCGGGCCGCCAGTGCGGGGCGAACAGCCCGGAGAAGGCCGGCACGAAGTACGCCCCGCCATTGTCGGGCACGCTGCGCGCCAACTCCTCGACCTCGCGCGAGGCCGAGATGATCCCCAGATTGTCGCGCAGCCACTGCACCAGCGACCCGGCCACCGCGATGGAGCCCTCCAGGGCGTAGACGGGCGCCTGACCCTCGATCTGGTAGCACACGGTGGTCAGCAGCCCATTGCGGCTGCGCACCGGCGTGGTGCCGGTATTCATGAGCATGAAGCAGCCGGTGCCGTAAGTGTTCTTCGCCTGCCCCGCCTCGAAGCAGGCCTGCCCGAAGGTCGCCGCCTGCTGGTCCCCCAGGATTCCGGCGACGGGAGTGTCAATGAGCAGGCCGTTCCTGCGGCCGCGGCCGAACACGCAGGCGCTGGGCCGGATGACGGGGAGCATGGCCACGGGGATGCCCATATCCGCGCAGATCTCCTCGTTCCAGTCCAGGGTGTCGATATTCATGAGCAGCGTGCGCGAGGCGTTGGTGACGTCGGTGGCGTGCACGCCGCCGTGCGCCCCGCCGGTCAGGTTCCACAGCACCCAGCTGTCCATGGTGCCGGCCAGCAGCTCGCCCGCCTCGGCGCGCTCGCGGACCCCCTCGACGTTCTCCAGGATCCAGGCGATCTTCGGGCCGGCGAAGTAGGTGGTCAGCCCCAGGCCCGTCCGGTCCCGGTAGCGGTCGTAGTCGGGGGCGCC is part of the Actinomyces sp. oral taxon 414 genome and encodes:
- a CDS encoding DUF1972 domain-containing protein, whose amino-acid sequence is MTPPDPSRLRIVMLGTRGVPAHYGGFETAVEEVGRRLAARGHRVLVYSRNPDPSTPLPPRHLGMRVVELPALKRRSLETLSHTALSVGHLLRRVHPDVAIVFNAANAPFLPALRAARIPVATHVDGLEWRRGKWGPAGRRYYRAAEAAAVRLSDAIIADAQGIADYYAQEFKAPTTLIAYGAPIADAGTERLGELDLRPGGFHLVVARFEPENHVDVVVEGYVRSDAALPLVVVGSAPYSDAYTERITSLADERVRLPGGIWDQELLDQLYAGALVYYHGHSVGGTNPSLLRAIGAGAAVDAFDVSFNREVLGDAGRYWRGADDVTRLVASAEADPAAQAARGELSRQRAALYDWDEVADRYEALCRDLAASGPRRERPSGRRTGIAPS
- a CDS encoding glycosyltransferase family 4 protein; this encodes MSADVMSGERILIAHPAADLYGSDLQLVEAVRALRGAGAAVRVVMPEAGPLHGRLRRAGAGTRVLPFPVLRASALSGRGIVPFAAGLGPAVAASVGLLRRARPDVLVVNTLTLPWWVAAGRLAGVDVVVYCHEAEAQRSRPIQTALAAPLLGARAVVANSRATARVLTAALPALAGRIVVVPNGVPDAGAPAPMRERAATDALRCVVVGRLSPRKGTMVALEAVARLRADGADVRLDVCGSVFPGYEWFEAELRERAGRPDLAGAVVFHGYVSPTRPLLEAADVVLAPSFGESFGNAAVEGMLAGRPVVACDGLGLGEVLSGAPRTGRLVPPGDAVALARAVAGLAADPAAARAVGAAGRAEALERFSPGRYRAEFVRAVRAVLPRNRRKRPAKPAEKSRETGGNGTSCG
- the glpK gene encoding glycerol kinase GlpK — translated: MSPAPPTPSSAKTDPDKRYVLAIDQGTTSSRAILFDHDGAIVAVDRREHAQILPRAGWVEHDAAQIWRNVRDVVAGALSAAEVNRHSIAAVGITNQRESAVVWDRATGEPVHNVIVWQDTRTRRICDRLAAAAPGPDGAPDYDRYRDRTGLGLTTYFAGPKIAWILENVEGVRERAEAGELLAGTMDSWVLWNLTGGAHGGVHATDVTNASRTLLMNIDTLDWNEEICADMGIPVAMLPVIRPSACVFGRGRRNGLLIDTPVAGILGDQQAATFGQACFEAGQAKNTYGTGCFMLMNTGTTPVRSRNGLLTTVCYQIEGQAPVYALEGSIAVAGSLVQWLRDNLGIISASREVEELARSVPDNGGAYFVPAFSGLFAPHWRPDARGALVGLTRYVNKGHIARAVEEATAFQTREVLEAMNRDAASAAVGGGPGPGGLSELKVDGGMTRDELLMQFQADQLGVPVVRPTVLETTALGAAYAAGIAVGFWSGTDDVVANWAEGRRWEPAMGEAERERLFRNWVKAVARTLDWVDEDVVE
- a CDS encoding glycosyltransferase family 2 protein, with product MSGAGPLVPPAGLTIAIPTYRRPGAVARALRAVLAEAPDADGPVEILVIDNDPHGSAREAVAEAAAPSAGAGSAPGAAVRYVVEPAPGVSAVRNRALDETADRALLIFIDDDEEPEAGWLRRLLSTRRDTGAAAVAGLVVPDYEAEPDPWLRAGGFFDRQSWPTGTRRPVAATNNLLLDLGAVRAAGVRFDEAFGATGGEDAMFTRSLVAAGGVIVWCDEARVRDRVPAARLTRAWVLRRRRSHAATAVRVELALAGPGVHPGIRARALAGGCARVLAGLGRMALGGLGAGPGRGLVHRARGARLAARGAGMAAAAVGRGAHREYGRP
- a CDS encoding glycosyltransferase, coding for MGPTPRAGGPAGDDAARLLARAAILVVSYGSPELLERNLARVARAVPEAGVVVVDNYSTEETRLRTRDLCAEHGWTLVEPEGNTGFGGGMNLAQARAAADGAELLLLLNPDAVLDRETVLSLLARAEREPRSLVAPVLTDSEGRVVADRAVVCLADGSMRSPRSSKPIPPGGTHPWLSGACLALSTRLFEAVGGFDERYFLYWEDVDFSRRVVSSGGALVLAREAVAVHDEGGTHRDRDADAGPAKSDTYYYYNIRNRLLYAALQLDAGARRRWVATAPAAARAIVLRGGRRQLLRSRSSLRAAWAGTRDGLRLLRRAARGELPGPDTPIP
- a CDS encoding glycosyltransferase family 2 protein, producing the protein MDTQRGPETRTGPDGAAPGSARPRLTVAVLTYLRNAYLAQLLPALIEQAGAVAGARVRILVVDNDPAGGAEQTAAGARPDGAGPEIVYVHEPEPGIVAGRNRALDESAHEHLLVFIDDDELPRPGWLAALLAARERHGCAAVTGPTPPVFETAPDPWVAACGVFDSWEAADGARVRSADTGNLLLDLGRVRALRLRFDPRYGLTGGEDSLFTRSLTLAGEEIRFAAGAVVDKRVPARRARREWVLRRAHRSGSTWARVRIDTAPRARAALRLGYAAKGLARAGRDGALALLARARGDVASRAAHEVSARGGLGMVVGALGGSVAEYGRPAGPGASGASGASGEGAS